CCAAGTTGTTGATAAGAATATATAAGGtgaataaaatttaattgaggttatatattaaattttagctatcattattcaatataaGGCGAATAAAAATATTTCATGTTTGTTTGCATTTTATTCATGTGTACATGTCTGTACTACTGTAGCATATGAATGAAAAATGACAAATATCGAACCAAATTCATCGAAGTTAATCCATGTAATCAAAATCCCAAACAAACTTGTCTATGAATGTTACCATCACTACCAATTCTTATCAACTCTAAGGTGAGAAAACATAAGTTGTTTTTCTTAAGGAAATATACTGCTGTATAAGAAATACTGCAAAGGTAATATGGATATCAAAACTCATGTATCAAATTTCTGAGTTAGCGTTGTTATTGGAGGCTTCAACCAGTCATGATCTATGCTTCTAACAAGAGCCATCTCTCTAGGATGAAGTTTTCAGTTCACTGCAACCTCAGCTGAAAGGAAACTTGAATGAATTTTATCCTGGCCAGAAACTTTGTTCTTGGAGTTCTTAAGCACTTGGACAGCTTCTTCCACCTTGGCAGAAAGAGACTCTGGTGATTCCAGGAGAAGCAGCAGTTCTGCATTGTCCATCTCCAAAAGCATCCCAGTAATCTTTGCAGCTTGGCTAGGCTGCTCAACATGGTGTTATATATAGTAAATATACTTTTGGAGAATCCAAAAACCTAGCCTTTAACACCAAAAGTAAAATAGTGTAGTGCATTGCTGTACCTTGAGCTTCTGGACAAGCATGTATAGATGCTCGCCAAGTATCTCTTTCTGCTGCTCAGGAGTAGCAGCAGCGAGCATGCTATGCAGCACTTCAGATCCCTGGGACCCTCCGATAGGGTTTGAACCACTAGATGAGAATTCAGATCCTTTTTCCATCTCATGTTGGCGTCCACTAGCTTTGTACTTAGCCTGTCCAGTTCTCTGCAAAGGAAAGAAACTTAAGAAAACAGACCTATGAAACATATTAAGGGACTAAAAGCACTAGTCTCGAATTAAAATCCAACCATCTCCATAGTTTTAAAATGAACagaagaaaacatttttttctagtCCTGAAGGTGAGCTTTTGAATATTATTAGAGCATTTTTAAGTGTTATTCACTGAAACAAGTGGCCTTGGCAGTCTTGGCACCACCACGAGACTAGATATTTTGTACTGAGAATATGCATTGCATAAGCATTTACAACTAAAAATAgatcggtttttttttttggtaagcaaaTAGATCGGTGACATGTTAGAAATCAAATCATGTTCTATGCACGAGAAAGGGGAGAGTAGGGGGTTTCCAAAAGATAAACCTGCTGAGTACTTGACTCCCTTGAAGAGACCACAGGCTGAGAAGCCTGTTGGGCTTGTGGCATATTAACAGAGTGAGTATTTCCCTGTGATCCTGCATGCCCATTAGTCCTGCCCCTGTTTTGCCTATGCTGCCTATTATTGTTAGCAACCTGTGACTGAAAGATAATACATATACATGACTCATTAAAATCCCACAGAAACAGGACTGGTTTCtccaaattaaataaatgtgtCTATTTAGTCAGGAATtccatttttattaaaaaaaataatgaaaaaagtGAATGAAATACAACGATTTATCGATTCCCACACAAAGTTGTTACTCACAGCAGGAATGGGTGATTGTTGAAATGATCTAGAAGGAGGTGCAAACCCATTAGCCCTCCATCCTGGCCTCACTGCCAGAGGTTGATACATAAGCCCAGCTCGATGAGGCACATGAGGAACAACACCAGTAGCTGTATAGTAGAAAGGAGGATATCCACCAGGAATAATGGCAGTTGAAGGTCCAGCTAGTCCTGCTATTTTCTGAGCATACTGGAGTTGCAACTGTGCTTGCCTGTCCTCTTTCCTCTGAGCAAGAGCAACATATAGTGGTTTACCATGAAACATGAATCCTGCAGGATTTAACATCAACTTAGACACAATCAAGAGTCAAGACAAGACAATAAAGGCATTGCAGAAAAAAAATGTAGCTAAATGTAAGTGTCATATGCATAAAATATTCTACAATTCATACAAAAAATCAAGCTAATAATTGTGGAGGCAGAGATGCAACATTGCCAGAACATAACTTCAGTTCCAAACCAATATACTAAAAGTAATATATGTtgacacaatatattttttattctttatttGCTTTAACATGTAGGATTGATCATGTCCATATCACAAGCCACTCATGAACTTGTTTAGAAAATGTGCAAGTAAGGATGCATCCACCATTAAATTTAAGTAGGTAAGATCATCATATGCTTTAAGTTAAATCAAGAGTTGACATACCCTTGCCTGGAACTGTATAGACGAGTTCACTTTAGAAGAGACTTATCTCATAATCCCAATGGCTAATAGaaacattttcttcaaaattttaagagaaTCATCCCTTTTCAAAAATCAGCAATACAGTGGAGTGTATACAGGAATCCTCAGAAAAATGAAACCTCACATACAGAAAAATGAAACCTAAAAATCATAAATAAAACCCTTTGAAAGGACTTGGCAGGAACTCACCAGCAATGGAAAGGAACCCTAGTAATGATACAAAGCACAGAGAGTAGTTCCTCTACtagtattttattaattattagtaatTATCAAATCTTGTGGAATAAGAAGATAAAACAATTATAAGCGTTTATTCTTGTCCATATATTCCCTCCAGTCATCTAAACATAAAAAGCAACAAGTTCATTGCACAcagaataaaatatatttaatctcTAGATTGTAACACAATAAATATATCACTGAAGTCTTACATTCTTTTTCTTATGAACTTATAGCAAGCAATTATATTCCTGTTTTTGTATTACTGCGAAAGTACTACACTGAAGCATATATCATGTCCCAAACACAACTGAACTTACTTACCATGAAAAGTGTTCACAGCTTTGTTGGCCTCCTCAGGAGTAGAGAAACAGACAAAACCAAACCCTTTGCTTATCCCTTTCTCGTCTTTCATAACTTTTGCAGAAGTTATAGAGCCACATGCACTAAAATGGTCCCTCAGTTCTTCATCGCTTACATTGTCATCAATGTTCTTCACATAAATGTTTGATCCCTGGAAGTTAAAACATAGCATTCAAGACAACTGAAAACATAATGGCTAGTTAAATTTAGGAAAGAATGGCAAACAAGTTACCTTGTATTTCAAGATTTGTTCCTTTCTTTTCTCCTCAAATTGATGGTTCAAGATCCGCTCACGCTCAGCCTTCTTCTGTGCCCTGGCTACATACAGAATCTTTGAACCTAtttaagaaaaatcaaaaccatGTCATTGTCATGTACATCAAGAAATGTCAACTATGCCTGCAGAAAACCAGCACAGTAAAAGGATGCAAAAAAAACTACCTAGTTGTGATCCGTTCATCGCTTCCAGGGCCCTTTTAGCATCATCTGGGTTTTCATAGTTCACAAAGCCAAAGCCCTTTGACATCCCATTCTCATCCTTTGAAATAGCCAAGCTAACGATTTTCCCAAAAGAGGAAAACTTTTCCTTCAGAAGTGCTTCTGTAATATCTAGGTCCAAATTCTTCATGTACAAATTAGTATAACTGGCATCAGGGCCAGGCAAAATGCGCTCACTTTTTTTCACAAACCTCCCAACATATCTGTGACAAGAATTCATCATATATATCAAAATTCATCTCAGGAAATTACAGGTATACAGAAATTGAAGACAGCAATCAAAGAAAcaatgaaaattttcaacaattTACTAAGAAACAATGCAGAATATTCTCACATACATCTGCTTATCATTGATAGTAGAGCCATTGAGCTTCTCAATGGCAGCATTTGCAGACTCCTCTGATTCAAATTGAACAAACCCATATCCTTTGCTCTTCCCATCATCAGCCATGACAACTTTGCTGGACAAAATATTCCCATATTTCTTGAAGATTTCTTCCAGTCCAGAACTATCCACAGATTCTGCCAAGTTCTGCCACAATACACACACCAGAAACAACAATGAACCACACTACACTACTGGTTTACCAAGATTTCATATCAAATCATTCTAGTTAGTACTATATACCTTCACAAAAACGTTCCCAATGCAACTTTTCCTAACATCAGGATCACGACGCGACCACAAGACCCTTATCACTTTTCCATTCAGCATTGAATGATTCTTCACCTCAATTGCTTGCATTGCTACACAAAATCCAAAATCAAACAGAACAGAGCAGATTACGGTAAATCACACACAAAATCTAATCAACACATTCATCATAAGAGAACAAAATCAACACAAAATCTTTTCCAATTTCATCTATATCGCAGCAAGCAAGAAATTAGGAAAAAGATTAAAGACACATTGCATTGCAGTAACGAATCAAGATCGCAATCAAAGAAAATCATCATCTAGGAGAACGAATTAACGATGCATGGTTCAAGAAAACTGAATCTGAAAGAAAGgatgagtgagtgagtgagttaCCGTCTTGAGGAGAAAGGAAATTGACATAGCCATAACAGAGTGACCTGCCGGTGGAGGAGTCTCTGCAAACGCGAACGGAGGCGAGGTTCTTGAATTCCGCGAAAGCGTCGTGGAGCTGGGCGTCGGAGATGTCAGGGTGGAGGTCGCCGACGTAAAGAGACGCCGGAGTGGCGGCGACCGATGGAGGAACCGCCATTGATTGAATCGCGCAAGATTGGAGAATGAACGAAAGAGGGAAAACGAGAGAGAGAGGGGAATCTTGGAAGAGAGGAAAATGAAGAGAAGGAaaatttgggagagaaaatgagagAGTGTGTGAAATGAGAaggttagagagagagagagagagagagaaatggtGGTGTGAGTGTGAGCGAGTGAGTGTAGGGGCGATTCAGCATGCATGGCCGTTCACTCATATAAACCACGGACTCTCGCACCCACGCGCTAAGACGCTGCGTGGGTTACACtttctttattaattaaatGTTTGACTTACTTTTTTATGAATATTAAATGTTTGACTTTagacattttttattattagtatacgaataattatatcttcacacttaaaaaatgaggtgtggagaggtggagtaagagagagataagaagaaaggagagagaaagtaacgatgtgatatgtgatttgattgatggagaaaagagaaatagatagaaatgaaagtggaaaagaagtgaaaaggtgtgtatatatcataactcattAGTATACTATGTCTATATCTATGAATATTCGAGCCTTATCTCATCAATGCAATGCCTGTAGATTAATATTCAGTGTTAGTTATGGATTTTTGGATTTGGATATACATCATTATCCACAAAAAGGTgagtttgaaaaaaaatatattaaatcatTTTTTGGCTTTTGAAGAAATAAGTAaatcaattattattttatatttctaaCTAATAAAACTATTTCtgcatgattcttaaggatttTCTTACAAATATTACAGATCTTAGGTGGATATGGTTTCTTATATTTTGAATAAGCATTTGACATTATTTGATTGATACTTTAGTAGATTCATGTTAACAAGTGTTTTTAGTATATTTGTTaagaatttaaaaatataaaatattgaaTAAAATATAGTTTTTAAAGTTCATATATGATGTATAAATGactttttttcttgatttttttaatttgttgaatTCATAAATGAATAATGTTACACGCATGACGACATGCTCTTATCAACAACTAtctcaattttaaaaaataaaaaattacaagaaATATTCAATGTGAATTCAAGAATCACTAGGCCGTGCTTGTCATATGTAATATGTTAATTCCTTAGTGTTggcatttttcttttaaaattagATGAAATTGAAATATTAATGTGAATGTATTGATTAAAAAAAGATATTCAAAGGCAATTCATCAATACACACAATTTATTTATACATTTCATTTCACAAAATTTCAAAGGCATTTTTTGAGTACTAATAAACGAGATTTTATCCTCGTAgaatagttcaagtggtaggagttaaggacatatgagttgggtatgaGAGGTTTAGAGTTCGAtccctggcgggtgcaatttatcgtTCCGatatatcaaaaaaataaacGAGATTTTGTTTCTAaagttaatattattatttaatgtatatTTAGTAGAGAAAAGATATCATTATTAACAGTAATGGAAAGAGAGCCAAATGAAGCAATGAGGCAAAAGAGGAAGACAAAATGGGCAATCATTTATTGGCAATAATATTTTGGTCATGCTTTAATTTGTGGTCAAAGACATTATGTATTTACTTCAATTGGAATGTCAATGGATCATTTATTATACCCCAAGTTTAAGGAAACAATAGTTGAAACAATAGTTGGTGAAGGTTGAAGATGCATGATGTGAGATGAGACTTGAGAGGGTGATCATAAAAGCGCGTGGGAAGTAAAGAAAATGCGAAGAAGACAAGATTCAGTAGTAGCGAGTGAGCGAGAGAAAGAAACGGGAATACGAGGCGTTGAggaatgaggaggaggaggagaggagactGTTTCTAACAAGAAAAACGCTTCGCACCAGCAAACGCAATAGTGACACGTTTCATTTCATTTCCTTCACACAATttttaacaaaagaaaaaaaaaaacagttgtaatattttctttattaaatttaaaaataatatttcacTTCCTTAAGTAAAATAATATCTACTGATGAGTAGTTGGTTTAATGGTGGATGTTTGACTCATTTAAAGTAAGGTTTAAGACTCGAGAAGGTTTAAGACTCGAGTACTGTGATGGAAAAAGCTCTCACCGATAAAGTTAGCTTCATTATCATTAGAATGTTCCTAACTTGACTTCTTAAAGAATACatgtaagaaaaaaatatagtttatcattcattttaacattaaatttgtaGTAGTATCCACAAATTTATTTTAACATTAAAAAACTGTGTAGCATTCATTTTTTCCTCCTTTTTGTAACTTCTATCACTAATTTTAGACACTAAATTTTACCGACTTATATTGATAAACGACATGTTAGTTgtgaatttataaaataaaatttcttaTTAAAAGCCACATATTCAATGTATAAAAGTTTGGATTTAATGTATCTGCAATAGAAAAATTCCAACATCCAATGAAAATAAGCTTTTAGTGCATCTCAAACCTAAGCCGGTGAGATATTGATGACAATTCTCAAATATTGCAGAATAGAATCGAAGACGATGAGATAGAatgcaataaaaaaaacatggtgAACAAGTTACCATGTCATGTAAAATAGTGCATTAAATTAAactaaaaatcacttttaaataaaaactttCTATTGTAGTAATTtcttaattaatgcattaaaaacACTAGGTAACTTATTATCAACTGCCTAGTATAAAATGATTATTGCAAACGCCTTTATTATCAACTTTAAAACTTCACACATAATCTTTAATCACGATCTTAAGTTTTAAGTTGATGATGTTAGAAAGTTGAAAATTGATTGTCCCCTTGACgttaaaaatcaaagaaagagAAGAGTTATTCCTAATTAAAAAGTTTATTTGCATTAAATTGGTGTTAAGTTCAATGATTTGGACTTTAATATCTACAAGATGAAGAAAAtgcaatttaatttaatcataGAAGAACGTCCTCGCATGATAGCTCAAATGGTGGGAGttgggggacatatgggttgggtatctttccgatgtaccaaaaaaaatcatataagaACAATAAAAAGACCTTAGAATTCCCCTAATTCAAGGGTGTGACTATAGAAGAATAAAGATAATTATCTTTCTATGTTAAGAAATATTTTTCAGGGCTTCTTTACATTTCTTCAGAGATACTTCGGTGACAAATTGACAATACAACTCATGAACATGAATAGAAAACCATGATCATATGGCATTCCTATACACTTCAGCTTAAAATGATAACCCAAGGTAAACTGTGTTATGCAGTCAGACAGAGCTGTTTCTAATAGCAAAATTTCCATCTACTTCAGAGATATACAATGTACAAATCTTCCACTTCTAACCAACAGAGCCCATTTACAATGAGAACCCCATTTTCATCATACTAATGGAAAGATACTAATATGGTTAAATGCAGAGCAGAAAACAGCAACCAACCACTTCCGTTTCAAAATATCAGAAGTGTATGGTGATGACTCTGCCAATCCCAGtaagttttcaaagaatgaGCTTTGACTCTTGGAGGAGATTTACTGCAAAAATTGGGACTCCATGAAAACTATGTGCACAAGAAAAGCCGCCATGCTTACAGGTAACAACTTGGAGAGAATGCCTATTTGGGAGCTGCTGACACTCATCTGTCCTGCACTGATGTACGTATCCTTGCTCTTGCTTGCAGCAACCGAGACGTTTACAGCCAAGGAACCTGAGCAACAATTAGAATCATGACAAAAGTAAAGGACCATATTTGCAGGAAAGGAAGAGTTCATATGGTGAACTCACAATCATAGTCGGCCCACCCAATTCGTTGATTTGCTAGGTCATATACAACAATCTTATCTTTCAGGACAAGATCTGCAAGAGAAGGAAAAAACTTAGAAGATAATCCCATTGCTAAAAGCACGGGACTAATCAATTGCTGACGCTGGTAAATTAGAAGCATAATTGCTGACGCTAGTTTAGAATGGTGCCATGACAAAGACAGAATCTAATCCTTTTCTAATCATATTTTGAAGTCCCATTAGATTGTACGCTTAAAAACTAATATTTGGAATAAGGTTCTTGTAACACCTTACCAGATGTTTTTAGTTTTCCAAATCCCATGTGCAGTTCTACCAGCAAGAAGAAATTCTAAATGAAATGACTAAGCAATACTGTTTACTACACGTAGAAGACATATTTACTATGCAATATTTTTTGTACAAATAGCAAAAAAGCACATTTCATAACCGAGAGAGTGCTTATTTCGACAAAGTCATTGAAGATTTTATTATGTTAAAGTTAATTTTCCAGCTTCTAACCTCCTAAAATTGTGAACCCCTCCTGCACTTTCTGGAAACCGATGCACCACATTTCAGCACCATCCTATAAAATCAAAGGTGGACATCAGGGTATTATCAGTGGCATGCAATTCAAAAGAATTGTTCCTACTTAGACAATAAGAAAGATGCAAGAATGTGATCAAACagagaaaaagaaatacttaCAAGGAAACCATGATGTATAAGATACTGCCCTGGTTTTAAAACCATGGGTGCTCCCCCCATAAAATTTAAAGTGACTGTTGGAAATATATCACCCGAGCTGAACAAGCATAAATTCAAATGAGATCCTCAGAAATCATAATGGGACAAATTCTCTTTTTTTATGATGAAAGAGAAATAAACATCTTCATTACAACATTGAGTTTGAATTGAAATAACCTGGTAGAGACCAGATAGCACTGGTTTCCGTTTGAAATAATCGGTCTGGAAAACTGTGACACAGCGGTAGTTATCTACACATTCATTTATTTACATGAGTACATGGTATATCATTTCTTAAAAATTTAAACTCAAGCCAAGAAAGTCAGGCAAAGAATTCGTTTACCTCTCTTAAACACATCATTTTAAATAACTAAATAAATGCgagcacacacacacacacagagcTGTGACTACAAGCAAGCAATTGATTTATCATGGTTACTTTAGTTTACATGAACTTTTTAGAGTTTGTGCACACAAATTAACAGGCGTTTAAATAGCCTCATACAGGAGACTTGTCATATAGATCTTCAACCATCACCAGGGACTAGCCCTTAAGTAACATATTTAAAATTGACAACAACCTTAAAATGTTCAATCGCCTTACCTTCTGGTTAAGACAGAAAAGACTTTCCTACTATTCTGAGGCATTactttttattatattaagAATTAGATGGGCAAATCAGATATTATGTGctcaaataaatacagtagagaGTGTATTGTTCCAAAACTTCAAGAGTATGAAAGAGAACTTACTGCACTGACAAAAGGATCGTATGCTTCTTGAACAAGGTATGTCAATGTTGTACCAGAATCAACTATAGTTCCTCCATTGTTGGGTTTTGTAAATACATCTGGATCAATTGAGAGAAGTTGTCCATTGACAGAAATGCTCTGAAGATTTATATTGTAATGAGGCCTGAAATTTGACCAAAAGCATGTCAAATACACGGCAATATATCTGATATAGAAAATATTACACTGATATAGAACTACAAGTTATTTGACAAAAGGAATAATGGCATACAACCTTTTACCGCAAGATGACACTTTCATGACTAGTTATAGGTAGCACCAAATAAACCTGGAGCTTTATGTAAGCTAGGGGTACAAAATGATGATTATTTTAGCAGTGCTGATTTTAGTTTCCTGTCATCAACTCTAAATACATTATTGTACTAAATTTTAGAATGATTATCTCATAATTACCAAACAAGCAATTAATCTCAGGAAGTAATGCAAATACCCATCTTCATAATTTTCTTGTAGAAATTAATGGAATTTATGCTTTCCCTTATATCACTATATAACTTATACTTTCCCTTCATATCAATGTGGTGCAAAATTAGGGGGAAAATTGTCCACCAACTGAGAAAAGAAAACAAGGAAGGAAGTGCAGAAGGGAGAACGTACTGTGATGGGACAAGTGGACTATAAACAATATTTGGCTCCAAAATTTCACCAAGAACTAGTATGCCTCCTCCATTTCCCTCCCCTTTTAAGCAATGAGAGAACACTTTGGGAGTAACGCCTTGTGATGACAGTTGTGATATAACTGATAAAGCACTCGGGCCAAAGCCAAAAATTCCATCAACTGCTTTATTTGACTGAGACAAATCCCCAGACTGATTGGTGCTACACCTATTGCCAAAACAATCATCACAAAAGAGTTCATTTAAAACCAATATCTATACGAGCATAAACATGGAAGCAAATGTGCAAACTACGACAATGGAAGCAATAGGTAAAATAAAATAGTGAACAACCTCAAGAAAAACAAACCCCATTTATTTACCTTTTCTCCCTTTTGAAAAATTCACCTATTGGCAATATTTTCTATGATACTTATGCTTACTTTTAGTTTAATCTGAAATATAATTTGCTATcaattaaactcataatgtaaTCTTTACCCAAAAGGCTAGGCTCCCCCTGGGACCCTCTTATCCAGCTCTGCTCTTTACATGCTCCCAATCCCACATACAGTGCAGTCAATTATCCATAAAAGCACAAGGACTCACCCAAAAACGACGCTGGATGAAGAGTTAGAAGCCATGGACTGTCCCACGATCACGTCAAAATACATCGTATCGGAAACATAATAACCAGATGTTCCACTTCCATCCCCATACCGTAACGCGTAACTGCACTGATTAACCTGAGAATCACATCCACTTGTTGAAGTCTGAACTGCATAAGAACATGCAGGGTCCGAGCAGGAAACCGTTGCAGCAGTAGATGAGATTGCTATGTCAAAGGAATTGAGCTCAATCTGCAGAGTGCATAACAAACATAACCAACAATAAGAACAAAACATTACACTCTTAAATGTCTCATTATTCCCAAAAATAGCACCAAATTCTCACCCCTAATCCACTAGATTGTGGGCAATTGCTGCAAGTTTTGCAATTTAGCCACAAGATGTCGCTTCCAGTGTCAATCTGAACGTAAAATTCTTTTGCAGGAGACCC
This is a stretch of genomic DNA from Lotus japonicus ecotype B-129 chromosome 1, LjGifu_v1.2. It encodes these proteins:
- the LOC130730269 gene encoding polyadenylate-binding protein 7; the encoded protein is MAVPPSVAATPASLYVGDLHPDISDAQLHDAFAEFKNLASVRVCRDSSTGRSLCYGYVNFLSPQDAMQAIEVKNHSMLNGKVIRVLWSRRDPDVRKSCIGNVFVKNLAESVDSSGLEEIFKKYGNILSSKVVMADDGKSKGYGFVQFESEESANAAIEKLNGSTINDKQIYVGRFVKKSERILPGPDASYTNLYMKNLDLDITEALLKEKFSSFGKIVSLAISKDENGMSKGFGFVNYENPDDAKRALEAMNGSQLGSKILYVARAQKKAERERILNHQFEEKRKEQILKYKGSNIYVKNIDDNVSDEELRDHFSACGSITSAKVMKDEKGISKGFGFVCFSTPEEANKAVNTFHGFMFHGKPLYVALAQRKEDRQAQLQLQYAQKIAGLAGPSTAIIPGGYPPFYYTATGVVPHVPHRAGLMYQPLAVRPGWRANGFAPPSRSFQQSPIPASQVANNNRQHRQNRGRTNGHAGSQGNTHSVNMPQAQQASQPVVSSRESSTQQRTGQAKYKASGRQHEMEKGSEFSSSGSNPIGGSQGSEVLHSMLAAATPEQQKEILGEHLYMLVQKLKPSQAAKITGMLLEMDNAELLLLLESPESLSAKVEEAVQVLKNSKNKVSGQDKIHSSFLSAEVAVN
- the LOC130730270 gene encoding aspartic proteinase 36-like, yielding MRDCVSLLLLTLTTVTVTVVVLPAKVVYGDFPGSFLPLERAIPLNHRVELEALRARDRARHGRILQGLVGGVVDFSLQGNSDPSFGGDGLYFTRVKMGSPAKEFYVQIDTGSDILWLNCKTCSNCPQSSGLGIELNSFDIAISSTAATVSCSDPACSYAVQTSTSGCDSQVNQCSYALRYGDGSGTSGYYVSDTMYFDVIVGQSMASNSSSSVVFGCSTNQSGDLSQSNKAVDGIFGFGPSALSVISQLSSQGVTPKVFSHCLKGEGNGGGILVLGEILEPNIVYSPLVPSQPHYNINLQSISVNGQLLSIDPDVFTKPNNGGTIVDSGTTLTYLVQEAYDPFVSAITTAVSQFSRPIISNGNQCYLVSTSSGDIFPTVTLNFMGGAPMVLKPGQYLIHHGFLDGAEMWCIGFQKVQEGFTILGDLVLKDKIVVYDLANQRIGWADYDCSLAVNVSVAASKSKDTYISAGQMSVSSSQIGILSKLLPVSMAAFLVHIVFMESQFLQ